The nucleotide sequence ATGGCTGAGCAAAGCGGCCACAACAGATGAAAAGGTTTCCCCAGATTCCTCACCGATCCCAGCAAGCTCCTCCGGTTCCTCGATAAATCCAGAAGAACCAGCGTTCTTATCTGATTCACTCTCCTCCGACTTGTCTGTTTTCCGACTCAGCATTGATGCCACGACAGACTGCACCAGGGTATCCTGTTCTTCTTCCGCAAGGAGAACCGAAGCATTCCTTTCCAGATCCCAGTCATCAACAGGACCCTGCCCCTTGGAGAGAACATGCCGCTCTGGAGGGATAATGCCCTTGTTCTCAGATGAAATCAGGCCCCCTTCTTCGGCACCTTCCTCCCCATGAAGAGATTCCCTTACAAACGAGTCATCGGGTGCAAACCTTTCTTCGGCAGGCATTCTCAGCTCACTCTTCGGGTTAACGCCCTTCTCATTTTCATTTACCAGAGGGAGCAGATCATCTGAAAAGAAAAACAACTTGCGCACTTGCTTATCATCAAAACAGGTCGTCAGGGCCAGGATATTGAGAATCAGGCCCACCCGACTGGCCACGGGATAACAGCCATACACGGAAGAGTGCGGAGCAGTAAAGGGCAATGCACGCTGTTCGCTGACAGTAAGCGTCCGTTTTCCAAGAACCTCTTCAACCAAAACCAAGACACGCAGGTCGCCGTTACAGACCTGGAGCAGCTTCCAATTGGGGGTAGGATGGGATTCCCGCCCAAAACATCGGGCTGGGTCAAGAACGGGTAATAACTCATTCTGGTACAAAGTGACACCGGCAACAAGTCCTTTGCTACCTGCCAGACGCTGGCAATGAGTGAAGGGGAGCGTATCCACGACCTCAACATCAGGCAGGGCATGAATCATCTTGTAAAGGGTAAACTCGACGATATCGACCGGCTGCTTACCAAATACGGACGCAAAATGGCGCTCTGACTTCAAATTCGGGGTTATGACCTGCGAATGTATCTCATCCGGCGGCTGAGCAAGCAGCGCCCTGAAATCAAGCACAGAAATGATCTTTCGATCAGAGAGAATAGCGTTCTGCCGCCAGTCAGATCGGACCAGCACGGGTAATGGGGCAAGGGTCACAGAATCAGCAGACAAGGTTCCCTGATCACCATCAACGACAAAGGCGAAGCCCTGCCCTTCAACAGTGCCAATAAGCCATTTTTCCTCTCCACCTTCTCTCTCAGATGGGAGCTGTAAATATTCCCTGATGTCAAGAACGGTGAGGACCTGCTCACAGTACAGGGTCATTCCTTGCACAAAGGCAGGCAGAAGCGGGAGAGTAGTTAACGCACCAGGAGGCTGTGCCTGCTCCGAAACAAAATAATCGACTGAGGCAGCAAACGATTTTTCCTTGCAGGTAAAAACCCTGAAAGAGGTCAACGAGGGCGTGCTTTTCCCTTTTAGTAAGGGAAGATGCAACTGCGGAGCCGGGGGAGTATAGCCAGCAACAGAGACCTGGCGATGGACTTCCCGGATATTGATCAGAGGGACAAGTTTTCCGCCAAGCTCTACACAGCTGTCTATAAAGGGTGTTTGCAGGTAGACAGGAAGAGAGAAAACAGCCGTGGAAGGTAGCTGCACCTTGCCCTTTTCCTGTTCCACAACAAAGCTGACTGAAAGATCATGACCCGCAGGAACGAGCACAGGATATCTTCTGGCCCTGCGGACAGGAG is from Candidatus Electrothrix sp. GW3-4 and encodes:
- a CDS encoding chemotaxis protein CheW, coding for MRELLLLDLAGFRCGVWKEDVLSHEEQSIHWLTDNNSAVTAIAMMGAHPVSLADLSYCLGLAPVRRARRYPVLVPAGHDLSVSFVVEQEKGKVQLPSTAVFSLPVYLQTPFIDSCVELGGKLVPLINIREVHRQVSVAGYTPPAPQLHLPLLKGKSTPSLTSFRVFTCKEKSFAASVDYFVSEQAQPPGALTTLPLLPAFVQGMTLYCEQVLTVLDIREYLQLPSEREGGEEKWLIGTVEGQGFAFVVDGDQGTLSADSVTLAPLPVLVRSDWRQNAILSDRKIISVLDFRALLAQPPDEIHSQVITPNLKSERHFASVFGKQPVDIVEFTLYKMIHALPDVEVVDTLPFTHCQRLAGSKGLVAGVTLYQNELLPVLDPARCFGRESHPTPNWKLLQVCNGDLRVLVLVEEVLGKRTLTVSEQRALPFTAPHSSVYGCYPVASRVGLILNILALTTCFDDKQVRKLFFFSDDLLPLVNENEKGVNPKSELRMPAEERFAPDDSFVRESLHGEEGAEEGGLISSENKGIIPPERHVLSKGQGPVDDWDLERNASVLLAEEEQDTLVQSVVASMLSRKTDKSEESESDKNAGSSGFIEEPEELAGIGEESGETFSSVVAALLSHKEDELANGLRTVNQGGKGKAAFDVLDAVEPKEDVVKKKEGAVETAFHEEDSVPSHEGGEGTTREDAATLEAASVLLTEEQDHLMTSTLVSILRKGKGENDRSEVDEKQGGAGTQFCF